The following DNA comes from Streptococcus pasteurianus.
AGAAGTTCCCTCAACTTCCACAACCTCAACGGTATTATTGAGATTACCTGAACAACCAATTGCCATCAATTTTCCAAAATACAATGGAAAAACAAACCATTGGCGCTGACCTGTATCTGGATTTCTAATCAATGCTCTAATCATACCAACTACCTCAATGAACATCTAGGAAACCATCAGCTACAAAGCCACCAGAACTTTCAATAGCAATATCTCGTCCATACGCTTCGTAATCAAAGTACGTCTCCAATTGGTCTCTCGGAATATTCTGAATACCTAGTTCATCAACCCAATATTCACCAAGCTCTCTATCTGTATTGACATCATAAATCAAAGTCATATCATCAAAGTCATCTACATAGAACAAAAAGCCTCTAACATCATAACCAAAGAACTCATGGCACGCATAAACCAAATGTTCATCAACATCTTCAACTAATTCTGAAAATTTAAGAACATGTTCAAGCAAATCATACTCATCAATAAAATCAACATTAGAATCAACAATCACTAAATTATCGTAATCATCTGTTTCATCTAATCCAAAGCGTGCTTTAATACTCTCTAAGCTAGTTGGAAGTGCTACTTCTTTTTCTTGACCGTTTAACGTATTTCTCAAACGAATTGTAATATCCATAATATTTCCTCCAAAACAAAAAGGCGATTAGACTAACTAACCGCCTTACTCTTAATTTGAAACTTCAGCTAAGCTATGACCAATTGCTGACATTACACGGTGTGCTTGACGGATAACCTGTATTTCTTGATAATAATAAGATTTAACATTCTTACGCATAGTCTCAAGAACTTCTTCAGGTAATGAATAATCTTCTTTTTTCAAAAGAGCATTCAACTCGCCTACCGCTTCCCATGCTTCATCATACTTATAAGCTAACAACAATTCTGACACTTGATTAGCAACAGCTAATAATTTTTTATCATTTTGATTCATCTCTGCCATTTTAATTCCCTCCCATTTTACAGCAACAAAAAACAACCTACAAAAAGTAAGTTGGTGGCAAGCGTATCCGTTTAGCTCTTCCAAATTGATAAGTTTTTCGACTAAAAATCAGTTGCTTTTGAAAGGCTTGACGTCTTAATCGTAAAAAATTTGCAAGAGCTATCCAAAAATAATCTTTCAATAAAATACTCATTATACTCCTTTTCTTTTTTACTAAACCAAAACTTCAAACAGCCAACCTTTGAATGTCATCTTTTCTTGTTCGTTATTAGTATTTTTCATTCTCTAAACACTTCTTTCATACGATTTAAATGTTTTGTTAAATGATTATCCTGAATTAGCTCATATAAAATTTCACGTCGTTTATCTTCTTCCTGTAATAAAATACCAAACACTAAAAGCTTTCTCTTTCTAGTCACTAACTGTTCAAGCTCACTATGATATTCTTTTTGAAGATACGTAGCATTCATTCCTGAATAATCATTAATTGTTTTTCTAGCATTATTTATCAATTCATTAACTTCCTCACGATAGCTTGAAAAACGGTCTGTTTCGATTTCAGGATAATAAAAGTACCTATCAGGTAACATCATCACCACATACTCAATTAATTTTTTATCAGGTATTCGAACAACCAAAAAATCAAGTAATTCTGTATTAAAAGAATTTACTGTCATCACCTATCTCCTTATAAAGTATTCAAACACAGTCATCATACTCACCTTGATTTAAACGAACAAACGCTTCAACAGCAACCAACGTCCTTTTAGCTTCATCTGTTAACTCACCTGAATTTAAAACATAATCCAAATTATCCTCGCCGACGATTTTATCAAACTCCCTTACCAAAGCTAAACTATTAGATACTTGATAGCGAAGCCATGCAATTGTTCGTCTAATATCATAGGGCTCAGGGTCAATTGAAATAACAACACCCTCTGAACCACCAAATAATCGTTGCCATTTACTATCAACCAGATAAGCGCCATAATCATTCGTGCCATCATAAACAGTAATACGACTATTAATTAAGCCACGCCCTAAAATTGCTAAGTCAACACCATTAATATATTCGTTGACAATGCTATCAGCTTTCTTTTGAGCTAAACGAATTTCATAACGATTCCAAATATTAAAGACTTCCAAAGCTTCATTAACTGTAATGCGTTCTTGTTTTGCTAATTCATAGCGCTTTTCATAAAAGTTGAAATACATCTCTGACTGACGAGAACCAAAGTAAATCGATATACCTTGTCTTTCTTCCTCGTTATCATTGTTAGATGAACCAAGTGAACCACCACCAATGTAGTTCCACTTTCGGAGTTTATCAAAGTACAATTCCTTTTTATAATACTTACTAATCAAATCTTCCAATTGGAACTGTTCATTTTCACGACCAACACCGAGATACAATTCATCAATAGCTATATCCAATCGTGTTACTTTCATACTATCACCAAATGCTGACCGCATATTAGCTAGTAAATCTCGCCATGTTAAGCCATAGTGCTCAAGCATAACTTCCATTTGGCGACAGCCACTACCTGATAATTGAATGGTTATTTGATAATTATTAGTCTCAAATTTATCATGATAATCAAATATCCAAACATCACCACGTTTCCAAAGGTGAGTGTACATCATCAATTTTGTTTCATACGAGCCAAACTCACGAAATGGAATTAACAAATATTCCCTTGTAAATTTTTCCAAATCACGAACACTTTTAAAAGTGATTCGTAAGTAGTCAATCATGTAACGCAACCTATCCTTATCACAATCAAAATAACCAAAAGCACTTTTGATTTTATGAAACGTCTCAACACTTAATGTCTTTTTTCCTAATTCATATCTAGAAATTAACGATTGAGAGATACCAACCGTTTTAGCAAAATCAGACTGATTAAGCCCTGTTTTCTTCCGAAATCGTTGCAAGTAGTAAGCTTCCATCTACTTTAACCACCCCCTAAAAATTTTAGAACCAAAAAACAGTGATTTTAGAACCACTTATCAAATCTCGCAAACCCTTGATACATATAAGTTTTGGGCGTTGCCAGTTGCCATTTTCGCAAATCTCTACCCCCCTATTAGAAATACGGGGGTTAATTTCTTTTTCCAAGAAGCGATAACCGCTTGATAACCGCCGATAACCGCATGGGCATTCGCCCATGCTATCGGCTATCAAGCTATCGCTTCTTGGAAAAAGAAAAGGGTAAACCTACCCTAATCTTCACTTTCTTTGGTAAAATACTGCTCCACAGCATTAGACCACGTTAAATCATTTGTTGCTTTAAAGTCAAAGAGCTCTTTCACTAAAGCCACTTCCGAACTAGTTAATACCTGTTTATCAGTATCATCATGCTCAAAAGTTGTATAACCGTCATCTTCAATCATTTTCACAACCTTAAAAACTTGTGGACGAGAAGCACCAATACTATCAGCAACTTCTTTTAAGCTATATTTAGTCTCTTCTGTTTGAACTTTGTTAGCCGATATCTGATTAGCCTGATTAGTCGCTTCTGTGGCAACCGCCAAAAGTTCTTTATCGTTAACAATATCAACAGAAATTTCTGGATTTTCATCAGGGTCAAAACGATTTTCATGACGCTCTAATTTAATAAACTCATCATAAAACTCAAATCCTTTAGGCATATTCGGTGAGAAAAACTCACGAGCCACATCACCCATAACAGCACCATATCCACGACCATAGACACGACGACCAGAAATATATTTAAGATATTTAAAATCTTTGTTACGATTAACTTCACCATACATAATGTCATAGCCTCCGTCATCAAGACGCCCAACATTCAAACGCATATTAATATTTGCTTGCAATTTAGAACCCAAATCTTCACGACTTGGTTTTTGCATAGCAGAAATATCAAAAACACCCGCTTGACGACCTAAAAACAAAATGTTTCCAAGTGATTTATCTAATCGTTCACGTTGTTTATAATCTAACATTGCCATTAAAGCGTTAAGCTCATCACAACTAATAAAATACGGCTCTAAGCCATATTCATAATATTTTTTTAAACTCTTATGTTTCAATCGAACACGTTCATCATTCATGAATTTATAACGTGCCATCATGATTACTTCTGCTTTCTCAAAACGTTGTATAATATCTTCAACATCAAAAGCAACACGACCTTTAAAAGCTGGCATATCAGCTATCGCTACAAAATCAGCCTGCTTAGGGTCACAAATATCAACCACACCAATTTTAGCTAAAGCTAAAACTAATGTTTGCAAAAGAACCGTTTTACCACCACCAGTACCACCTGCAACAAGCAAATGTGGGTCTGAATCAAAATCCCAATAAAAATTTTTCATCAGCAACAAGCCTTTTCCTTTTTCGTACGTTACATCTGTAACATTAATACGATTAAGAAAAGCTTGATAAGCCATAGTATACGTCTTATATTTAACGTCATCTACTGTTTCCATAAAATCCATAAACAACGTTTTTTCAAGCTCACCACCCATTTTTGAAAACTTATCTTGAAATTTGTTCCCAGCCATCTCAAACGAAATATCCAAATCATATTTACGCTGTTTCACATAAATTTTTGGATATCTAATTTTAGACTTTACATTTTGACCTGACCGCTTTTTCTCATAATAAAAACCATGTTCAAAAAAATATTTTGATAAAATACCTAAACGGTCAACTTTCTTACCAAAAGGCGTTTGTTCTCTAAAAAACCATGAAAACCAAATACCTAAAACAATTGCCAAAACACTTAAAACAGCTAAAATCACAATTGTTTTAACATCTACTGCTTTTAAAGCGTCAATATTAACATAACCAAAAGCAATTGATGGTAACAACAACACAAAAGAAAAAACGAAAGCTAAAGTCACATTTAGCTTTCGCATGTACGGACGAATTCGTCGCCCTCTATATTCAGGCAATAATCGCATAGATTACCCCCTATTTTTTATCTTGCTCCTGTGATTTTGGTTGAGATTGATTAGGTGTTTGACCTACTTTTTTAACATTAGAAGCTAAAAGTTTAATACGGTCAGAACGTTTACCAATTGACACATAGGCAAAAGTCAAATCATCAAATTCAATAACATCACGATACTTAATACCAAGTTCCGCAAAACGAACCTCGGTCATATCTGATACTGTCACATTAACTGACTTTTTCAAAACAGAGGATGATACAGAAAGCACCAAACCACGTGTTTCACCCGTAGGAATTTGTGGATATGTTCCATCTTGACGGCGTGGTTGAGATGTATCGTCTGTATAAACCAAATCCTCTTCAACAACTGCAATTAACTTCAAATCACCCAAAATTTCTTTAGCTGAAACAAGTCCATCATTTAAAATACGATATTCTTTATCTGCAACCTGTAACTTCTCACCAAAATTCAAACCAACTTTTGCCATTATTTATTACCTCCTACACGTTTAAAACCTTTTGCCAATACATTCATAGCTGGTGCTACATCTTGACCATTCCAAGCTGTATCTTCTAAGAAGAAACAATCACCATCAATTTCAAGCTCATCATCAAATTGAAACGTTTGAGAAAGAGCAGGTGTAATAATATGAAAGACACCATGTTTTTCATTATTTACAATATGACGTTGATAATTTCCAGCTTCCCCATTCACACGACGTAGCGCTTGACCTAATTGTTCGTAAAAGAACTTACCAACAAAATCTTTTTTCAATTTCAAGTTATCAATAATTTCCATTTAAATTTTCCTCACTTTATTTTTTACACAATAAAAAGGCAGTTTTAAGACATGCCAAGGTCACATCATTAATCTTCTTTACGTTTGCGAATACCTAAGAATCCAACCATTGTCATCAAGATACCAGATAGAACTGTAACTAAGCTTAAAACAACATTATCTCCTGTTTCAGGTAAAACTGATTGACTAACAACTGGCACATCTTCTGCCACTTCTGGCGTTTGCACATCAGTTGGTGCTTGTGGTTCTTCTGGCACTTCTTCAACTGGTGGTTCTACCGTATGGGTAACCACTTCGTTTGATGGTACAGGAACTTCTGTCACATTACCATCTTCATCTTCAAAAGCAAGATGGTTCGTGAAATCATTATAAACATCACCTGCTGCGATACGAACGAACTCAATATCAACCTTAGCTTGGAAGTCTGAGTCTTTAGCCACTTGTGCTAAGAAATCAGAATTAAGAGATACATAGAAGTGACCTGTGACATCGTCGTAAACAGCCTGCGCATAAGCTTTGAGATCTTCGCCAGATTGGATGACTGTCCCGTCTTTTAAGGTGATTGGTACAAAAGCATAAATGCTATAGCCTTGATATTCATCATGTTCAATGTCAAGATAATCTTCAAAGTCATATTTCACAAGCGTATCTTTACCATTCGCTAAGACTTTAGCCCCCTCAAGCGTGTAATGACCTGTTTCACCGATTTGAAGCTCGCCACCATCAATTGAAATACCTTGGTCATTTAAAACATCTTTAACCGTCGTTAAAGCCACATCATACTCATTAAGATGATAAGTCGCTGTTAGATTATCTTTGAGTGGTGTTTCCACTGGTGAAGTTGGTAAGGTAACACTTGTCAAGGTTAGTGTTGGGTCTGGCAGATACTTAAATTCTTCAGTTGTAACCATTGACGTTGTGCCAAAGAGGTCAAATTCAATGTAGTTGACAATATTACCATTGCCATCAACAACATTATCATCTGACGTATGAGTGTAGTTAACCGTTGTTGAAGACCCAACCATAAGATATGTCCCCTGTGGTGCTTGTTGGTAGCCATCTACGGCAAAACCAAGACCTGTTAGAGATTTATCCGCATTGGCAATCAGACCTGAACCATCTGGGTTAACATAGTTAAGCGTATTACCATCAAATTCGATTTTAGACGTTTGGTCATTATCGACGTCCCCAACCACAGAAGCAACCACCAATTTAACAGCATTACCACTATCATCTACAAATTGGAAAGATAATCCCAAGTTATCGTAGTTCCAATAATCGACAGCGATACCATTGTCAGCAGTTTTCCCGATAACAAACCATGAATCTTCTTTATCAGTTAAAGCACTAGCTTTGGTAATCGTCACAATCGCATTAATATTAGTACCATCAGTTGCTTTACCAATATTATTTAATGTAAAGGTATCGCCAACAGTCGCTTCTGTAACTTTATAAAAAAAATCTGACGTCGTGCCATAAATCGCTGGGTCATTTGCAGTATCATGACTTGTAACTGTTACGCCATTCGCATTAGAAATCGTTGTGTTATCTTGCCAGCCAAGACTTTGAGCTGTTTTAGCGTTAGGGTCAAGTGTCACTACTTTAATGTTTTGATAGTAAGCAAGACCTGTCGCATTAGTATCAAACTCACCTGTGACATAAAGATAATTGGCTTCATCTGAAGCAATGTTATTACTCTTTAAAGCATCTTCACGAGCTTTCACTTGCGCATTATAAGCATCAACGGCTGCTTTTTCAGTTAAGTAATCACTAACAGCTTGCTCATTAGCTTCAGCAATACTTTCCGCTTGAGCTTGACCTGCTTGATAATCAGTAGTTAACGTGCCATCACCATAATCAACTGTTGTTTCAGTTACTGTTGCCCCATAAGTTGATTGAGCTTCTGAAACAGCTTGATTCGTGCTTTCTGCCTGTGCTTTAGCACTTTCGTAAGCTTCGTTTAGGGCTTGATTATCAGCTGTGATTTGCGCATTTTCAGTATTAATCTGTTCTTGTTGCGCTGTGACTGCTTCCAAGCTTTCTGCTTGTGTGGCATAATCGGCTTGCGCTTCTTCCTGATTAACAACTGTTTCTGACGTGGTTTGCGAAACTGTGACACCTGTATTTTCTGCGTCGCTAATCGCTGTATTTAGCTCATCACTTGCTGGCTCAACAATCGTTTGACTAGCTTCAGCAACTACTGGAACATCTGTTCCGTCAGGCACAACAGCCTCATCTGCGTTAACTTTACCACCTAGAAAAGCTAATCCTAATGCAATACCACATACTAGACCGTATGCTTTTGATTTACGGAAAAATCCATGACCTACAACATTATTATTTTTCATTAATTTAAAACTCCTATTTAACTTTTTTTATAAAACAAAAAAAGATAGCAAAAACTATCTTTAACTCAACAACACTAAATAACTAGCTGGTGCTCTTGCAAACTTCACTACATCATCTCGCTTTCAATTTAATCTAAAATCTGACGTTCAATATGTAGCCACTTTCGACCTTTTGACTTTAATAAAAAATCAACAAGTGACGTTGTTGACTTACCTTTAAAAATAATAAAACTACCGTTAGCAATATAACGGCGTAATGTTGCATAATCTAAAGAAGAAACTTTTACAATATAAGCTTCATCATATCGTTTATAAGTTTTTACAAAAACAACCTCACCTGACTTTTTCAAGAAATAAACACGAATCGAATTAGACTGTGCTTTATTTCTTAATTGATATAGCAACTTATGCTTAACTAACCATTGTTCAACTACATTATTTGACATTTACTTTCTCCTTTAACTAATCCGCAAACACCTCCTCAATATACTTATCATTAACAGCAATATCACCATTTTTATCATCATAAGCGTAATAATCTAAAGTAATTGCTCCATTACGAATCGTAACGATAGTCGGTGCTTTAACCACATCAAAACGACTTGTTAACGCTTGTCCGTCCGTTGAATTAACATCAACATAAAACGTTGTCACATCACTTTGTTTAGCTTCACTCTTAATCTTACTCATTCCAGCTTCACAGTAAGGACAACCCTTTTTATAAAAAACAATGTTGACATCTTCATTAACTGTATCATTATATACTTTAGCCGTTAAATCGCTATGATAATCACTTGAATAATAATCATAACCAATCTTTAACGGAACTAATAAACCTAAAGCAATTAACGAAACCAAAATAAATTTCTTTCGATTTACTATTTTCTTAAAACCATTCAATAAAACACCACCCCTTTTTTAAACCAAGAATCACGAAACTTATCTTTCGTATCATTTTCTCTATCTTCATGAACAAACGTTCCAAAAGAATAATTCCAACCATTTATATAAAAATCTAGCAACTCTTTCTCATACAATTCAACAAATTCAACTAATACTGCTCGATTTTCATATTCTGCAAACGGATAAACTGGACGATATATTTCACCTGTTTTATCATTAACAATCTCAATCCCATAAAATTTTATCATTGGTTGAAACTCACTATCATAACGCCATTTATCGATTATATTAATATAAATTTTAACTCACCCACTCACTAACTTTCTTTTTATTCATTAAGTAATAGCGTTTGATAGTATTTACAGCCCAATTGCGTAAACCTGATGTTATATCTTCACTACCGTATGCTTTTTCATAGAGTTTTTCAATTTCATCAACAGCTTCTTGATAACAAGCGTCATAACAATCAGACATTGAACCATAAATTGATATGTTCCAAATAAACCGATTGACAATTCTTTCATATTCTTTTTTATAATAATCATCCCTGTTAGCACTCATAATAATCCTCCATTTTCAATAGTTATCTTAACTAATGTCTCGTATCACCACCATGAACAATCGCCCATGTTGCAAACGTTGCAAAACCAAATAAAATTAAAACAAGTAAAAATATCACTCAACATCACCTCTTCTTAATTTTTTGCAAAAGAAAAAAGCCATGAACTTTCTTCATGACTTACATATAACTAATAATCTTTATCCAACTCTCGTTCAACATTCCTAATAATAATTTGTAAATTTTCAATCAAAACTGGAATGTCTTTTAAAGCAATTTGAACAATCTCATATGAATCTGTTCCACCATAGTGATGATATGCTTTATCCCTGAATCTCTTAATTTCAGACCAAGGCAATAAATCAGCATATCTTTCTTGAAGATCACTAGATAACTTACGAGAATCTAATTGCTCACCAATTTGCCCGATATGCATTGCTAGCGAAGCAACAACCATTTCATCATATAAATCAATACCATAATGTTTTACTTTATCTAAAGTATTTTCAATTTCTTCTGCAAAGCTTAACATCTGCCTAAGATAAGAATAATCCAGTTCCAACTGCTCTCTTCTCATATAGTAATACCTTATCCTTTTCAAAATTCTTATAAACTTCTTTACCAATATATGTAGAATTTGTTGAAAGTCCTTCCATAGTCATTAAATCAACTTCTACATCATCAAAAACAGCCTCTAATTCATCATAAAGTTTATAAAATGCAAAACCTAAAGCCTCTGAACCTCTTGAAACAATAACTAAATCAATATCACTATTCTCATCAGCTTCACCTCTTGCATACGAACCAAAAAGATAGACAGCAGATAGGTTATACTTCTCTGCCAATGGATTAATCTTTTCTTGTATCTGTTCTATCGTATAAACCATAACTACATACCTCTCTTTCTAGTCTTATTATAACATATAATATTAGACTTTACTGTTTTCCTATGTTTTTAAAACCTTTTCCCTCACCGACTTCTCCTAATGCTAAAATATTAAGATTAATACTAGTTTTCTGAATATCATTTTCATCTACCTTAAATTGGCAAAAAATAATATCTTCTTTCAAATAAAAATCACCTCACCTATTATAAAATTCAAAACACAAACTAATATGCTTTAAGAAACCTACTAATTTATTTAGTAGGCTTTTTAAAACAAAAAATGTACAAGATTAACCTGTACATTCAATCAACATATTCTGATAATTCATTCTCAATCTTTCTTAAAATAAAACGTATATCCTCCGATTCACCATACATTTCAAATTCAGCTAATTGAGTTTTAAACCTACCAATAGCATCTAACAATTTAGAATACTTATCATCTTTTTGAACTAAAAGTTTTTGATTTTTAACCTTTAATTCAGCAACCTCTGCATTTAATTTCGAATTTTGGATAACGACTTCTTTCATCATATCCATTGTCTCCAAAATCTCTTTTGCACGAGAAGTGTTATTATACAGATTTTCTCTAGCCTTTTCTTCACGTAACATTTCATTACGAATATATCTCGTATCATTTTTAATAGAATAATGTTCTTTTGAAAGCTGTTCACACTCGTCAGAAACTTTCCGTGATACTCCACTAATAGCATTAGTTAAGCCAGTATGCTCTTTTGATAAACCATCATGTTCTTTTGATTGTGCTGTAAATTCTCTCAAAATAGCACTTGTATCTCTAGAATTCCTTATAATACTATTCAAAACTCCAAAAAGAGCAATTAGAGCCGTTAAAAACGTTGCTAAATCCATAATCGAATAATCTCTTATCATTTTTCCTCCATTCTATCATATTTTCTTTTATCTTGGAAAAGGGTATTATAAACGCTAATACCCTTTTTCAAAACAAAAAGTGACTTATTGCTAAGCCACTTTAATATTTCAATACTTTAAATATTTTAAAGTACACTAAAAACAACTTTAACTTCAATACTGATTTTAAGTACAGCGAAAACACCTGCTTAAAATCAAAGAAAATACAATGGTTAAAGCATTCGTGGGCTCATATCGTCGCCAAATGCCATTTACTAAAGTAAATAACAACACTACATTGCATTTTCCTTTGGGATAAGTCACCAAGTTCCGTATTACTCAAAATACTCCCCTTGCTAGTGCTAAAAAGGCACTATTAAAACACCTTATCCCATAGCCCGTTCTTTTTTAAAAGAAAGAACATACCGTCCACCCTCGCGGGTCTCTTTACGCTTTTGACGTAAAACAGTTCGTGGTTTTTGTACAATTCAAGGAAACCAAAAGCAGTTCCAACCCATTTTTGAATCTTTCCTACTTTGAGCTTTCGCTCCGCCCAAACCTTAACACCATTGTCAGATTTATCAATCTACTTTTAACAAATTTGATGTAGTAAACTTAACGCTATACCAATTCGCAAAAGTCTTGACAAAATCAGCCAAAATGCATATAATACAAGTAACCAAACTATATTATACGTTAGATTT
Coding sequences within:
- a CDS encoding nucleotidyltransferase family protein yields the protein MVYTIEQIQEKINPLAEKYNLSAVYLFGSYARGEADENSDIDLVIVSRGSEALGFAFYKLYDELEAVFDDVEVDLMTMEGLSTNSTYIGKEVYKNFEKDKVLLYEKRAVGTGLFLS
- a CDS encoding HepT-like ribonuclease domain-containing protein — encoded protein: MRREQLELDYSYLRQMLSFAEEIENTLDKVKHYGIDLYDEMVVASLAMHIGQIGEQLDSRKLSSDLQERYADLLPWSEIKRFRDKAYHHYGGTDSYEIVQIALKDIPVLIENLQIIIRNVERELDKDY
- a CDS encoding replication initiation factor domain-containing protein, with product MEAYYLQRFRKKTGLNQSDFAKTVGISQSLISRYELGKKTLSVETFHKIKSAFGYFDCDKDRLRYMIDYLRITFKSVRDLEKFTREYLLIPFREFGSYETKLMMYTHLWKRGDVWIFDYHDKFETNNYQITIQLSGSGCRQMEVMLEHYGLTWRDLLANMRSAFGDSMKVTRLDIAIDELYLGVGRENEQFQLEDLISKYYKKELYFDKLRKWNYIGGGSLGSSNNDNEEERQGISIYFGSRQSEMYFNFYEKRYELAKQERITVNEALEVFNIWNRYEIRLAQKKADSIVNEYINGVDLAILGRGLINSRITVYDGTNDYGAYLVDSKWQRLFGGSEGVVISIDPEPYDIRRTIAWLRYQVSNSLALVREFDKIVGEDNLDYVLNSGELTDEAKRTLVAVEAFVRLNQGEYDDCV
- a CDS encoding thioredoxin family protein, which encodes MVSLIALGLLVPLKIGYDYYSSDYHSDLTAKVYNDTVNEDVNIVFYKKGCPYCEAGMSKIKSEAKQSDVTTFYVDVNSTDGQALTSRFDVVKAPTIVTIRNGAITLDYYAYDDKNGDIAVNDKYIEEVFAD
- a CDS encoding putative cross-wall-targeting lipoprotein signal domain-containing proteiin, which produces MKNNNVVGHGFFRKSKAYGLVCGIALGLAFLGGKVNADEAVVPDGTDVPVVAEASQTIVEPASDELNTAISDAENTGVTVSQTTSETVVNQEEAQADYATQAESLEAVTAQQEQINTENAQITADNQALNEAYESAKAQAESTNQAVSEAQSTYGATVTETTVDYGDGTLTTDYQAGQAQAESIAEANEQAVSDYLTEKAAVDAYNAQVKAREDALKSNNIASDEANYLYVTGEFDTNATGLAYYQNIKVVTLDPNAKTAQSLGWQDNTTISNANGVTVTSHDTANDPAIYGTTSDFFYKVTEATVGDTFTLNNIGKATDGTNINAIVTITKASALTDKEDSWFVIGKTADNGIAVDYWNYDNLGLSFQFVDDSGNAVKLVVASVVGDVDNDQTSKIEFDGNTLNYVNPDGSGLIANADKSLTGLGFAVDGYQQAPQGTYLMVGSSTTVNYTHTSDDNVVDGNGNIVNYIEFDLFGTTSMVTTEEFKYLPDPTLTLTSVTLPTSPVETPLKDNLTATYHLNEYDVALTTVKDVLNDQGISIDGGELQIGETGHYTLEGAKVLANGKDTLVKYDFEDYLDIEHDEYQGYSIYAFVPITLKDGTVIQSGEDLKAYAQAVYDDVTGHFYVSLNSDFLAQVAKDSDFQAKVDIEFVRIAAGDVYNDFTNHLAFEDEDGNVTEVPVPSNEVVTHTVEPPVEEVPEEPQAPTDVQTPEVAEDVPVVSQSVLPETGDNVVLSLVTVLSGILMTMVGFLGIRKRKED
- a CDS encoding FtsK/SpoIIIE domain-containing protein; this translates as MRLLPEYRGRRIRPYMRKLNVTLAFVFSFVLLLPSIAFGYVNIDALKAVDVKTIVILAVLSVLAIVLGIWFSWFFREQTPFGKKVDRLGILSKYFFEHGFYYEKKRSGQNVKSKIRYPKIYVKQRKYDLDISFEMAGNKFQDKFSKMGGELEKTLFMDFMETVDDVKYKTYTMAYQAFLNRINVTDVTYEKGKGLLLMKNFYWDFDSDPHLLVAGGTGGGKTVLLQTLVLALAKIGVVDICDPKQADFVAIADMPAFKGRVAFDVEDIIQRFEKAEVIMMARYKFMNDERVRLKHKSLKKYYEYGLEPYFISCDELNALMAMLDYKQRERLDKSLGNILFLGRQAGVFDISAMQKPSREDLGSKLQANINMRLNVGRLDDGGYDIMYGEVNRNKDFKYLKYISGRRVYGRGYGAVMGDVAREFFSPNMPKGFEFYDEFIKLERHENRFDPDENPEISVDIVNDKELLAVATEATNQANQISANKVQTEETKYSLKEVADSIGASRPQVFKVVKMIEDDGYTTFEHDDTDKQVLTSSEVALVKELFDFKATNDLTWSNAVEQYFTKESED
- a CDS encoding antirestriction protein ArdA; protein product: MDITIRLRNTLNGQEKEVALPTSLESIKARFGLDETDDYDNLVIVDSNVDFIDEYDLLEHVLKFSELVEDVDEHLVYACHEFFGYDVRGFLFYVDDFDDMTLIYDVNTDRELGEYWVDELGIQNIPRDQLETYFDYEAYGRDIAIESSGGFVADGFLDVH